TTTTAACAATAATACTATGGGTAATCAGCCAAACGATATAAATAAAGCAGGTAATCTTTTTGGTAACAATACTGGTTTAAATAGTTCAACAgatataatgaaaaataatagttTTTTTGGAAGCAGTATCAATACACAAAATGATgtgaataaaaataatatgaacaataataataataatagtaattctttttttggAAGTGCATTTGGTAAAACtaatgaattaaataaagGTAGTAATCCTTTTTTTGGGAATACTACAACTGTTAATAATGACTTAACTAAAAGTACAGGATTATTTGGTACCACTACTAATAGTACTACTATTGGTggtattaataataatgctTCATCAAATGCTTTTAATCCAAATTTATTCAGTGCTGCCAAAAAAGAAGTTTTTCCTGGGTTTTCTACGGGTATTATTGGAAATAATACTAGCAATAATTccaatatttttaaaaaaagtacCTTGGGAAGTTCTATAGCATTAGGTAGTCAATTAAATGAAGGTAGAGCAACTGAATCTGGTTTATTTTCAAAAGAACAATTAGAAGCAGCCAAACAAATTTTTGCTAACTCATCAAGTTCTTTATCAagttttaataataaaatggGTACTGGTACAACATCAAATACAGCAATCAATACGAATACAACAACAAATACAACTACTacaacaaataataataataataataataaattaacaTTTAGTGGTGGTTTTTCATCAAGTTCTAGTACCTTTGctaaaaataatgtaaacCCCTTTCAGACTATGGCTTTACAAGCTACTACCCAAAATGATAAATCTTCTTCATTTCTAAAgagtaataataataataataataataatgtatttCTTTCATCAAGTGATCCAAATAAATTAAACACAACACCATCACCATTTGGTTTATCATCTTTAGGAAATCTAAATACAAacaataaattaaataGCTTTCCAGATTTTAGTCAAGGTAATAAAACATTTCTACAAAATGATAGCTTATTTTCccaaaaaaataataatagcATTTTTGGTAATACAACTAATAATACGGCAACATCAACTGGTGTTGCCAAACCATTAGTTACCAATTTTAATTCTCCATTTAGTGCTTTTGGTAAAACAAATACCaatgatatttttaaaactAATACTGCTGCATCAACTGCAACTACTACTCCCTTTGCATCAACATTTGGAGCGCAAAAGAATAATGATAGCTTGTTTGGAAATAATGCATTCAAGCTTTCGACCGAAGTAAAGTCAAACGAAAGCCCATTCCTATttaacaacaacaacaacaataataataataataataataatgctACAACAAGTACTAGTACATTCAATAATGCCTTTTCCTTATTTGGAAATAAAACAGAAACTAAAAATAATTTCCTTACCCCCACTACTActacaaataataataataataataataataataataataataacaatgtAGCCACCAATTTGTTAGAAACCAAAGTAACAACAACAGAAACGGCTCCCAACGTTCCCACTTTAAACGTTTTAGATAAAGGAGCCACAACAAATGAATCTGTATCTCCAACTAAATTGGAACAGACAACTAATGCAGTTCAAGACCAAAAGGAGAAAACTACACAAATGGAGAATGATAAGGAAAAGGAAAAGGAAATtgaaaaggaaaaagaaaaggaaattgaaaaagacaaagaaaaggaaattGAAAAAGACAAAGAAAAGGAAATCGAAAAAGACAAAGAAAAGGAAATCGAAAAAGacaaagaaaaagaaaaattagATGATAATAAAGCCACAGCAACGCTAAATGAGAAAGAAAGCACCACACAAACGAAGGATGAAAGTGTTTCCAAAAACGAAAAACTAATAGATATTAAAACCcaaaatgaaaaaacaGAAAAACCGAAAGATAACATCTTTGGAAGCACGTCACTTTTTGGATCATCTATTTTTAAAGCAAGTCCATCCAAAGACAATGTTACATCAAACACAAAggataaaaatgaaagcACATCAACGGCTAATATGAatactactactactactagtagtaataataataatagtagtagtaTTTTTAGTTTTTCTGCTGCTAATAATAAAAGCTCCCTATTTTCcaaagataataataataatactaatACATTTTCCTTTAATTTGAAACCACCATCCAACGATAAAAATGTTACCACTCCTTCCTTCACTTTTCaaagtaataataacacGGACATAAATAAAGCTACTgcaaaagaaaatgatgatgaaaagaaaaaaatattaaatgatgataaaacAAAAGAAGCAAATAATCTATCGAAAGCGCCCATGTTCAATTTTGATTTTTCTAAAGGACtcttaaataataatgagaAGGAAAAAACCTTGCAGGATGGTAAAGATAACAACAAATTATTTGTAGAAGTAAAAGCAAGTGAACATAAAGAAAACAAAACTGAAGAcgataaaaatattgttaaCAAAAGTgatgaagataaaaataatgatgacaaaaagaaattttGGAGATTTCCATTtggtaaaaaaaaagaaacaaaagATACAAACGAAGAAGGAATTGATAACAAAAATGATAATGTTTTTTCAAGCGAtacaaatttatttaaaaataacacTATTGGAAATAATGCAGGGAACGAACAAAAAGGTTTGTTTCAATCAGTCGATAATCAATTacaagaaaataaaaataagaatgaAGAAAACAAAACTAAGACAGTTAGCTTTTCTCCTACTTCAGTATTTAATAAACCATTTGATTtaaattttgaaaaaaataaagaagaaaataaatcgaatatttttaatatatcatctAATAACAAAACAACAAGTTCCCTTTTTGGTAAGGAATCTAatgaaaaaacaaataattttaaaatgaattctaatgatgatgatgtAAATAATGTAAGTGATATgattaattttatatccttagaaaataggaaaaaaaatgtatttattgGAAATGCACAAGAgtatgaagaaaataataaaaataaatcaaatttatttttacaaggcaattttttcaattcaaaaaatatatccCCAACTTTTAATCAAcaattaaataaagatCAAGATAAAATCACAAAGAATCAACAGCAACACTTAAGTGAACAtacaaaacaaaatgatgaatccgttatatataattttaatttaaaagaaacaaaaggaacattaagaaataatgaaaatacaAAAGATATGAATTTCAATGATATTCAATTTGTAAAGGatttaaatgaagaaaaatatgaatatatggAAGAGGAATTATTAGCTaatgaaagaaaaattgtcgaaaataatattaaagaaaatgaaactttatttaaaaaagaattagaTCAAGAAATGATATTAGATATTATTGATAATTTATCTTCTtttgttaaaaataaaattaattttatgaattattgttcaaatgaaattattgatatatataataaagttgcacattatgaaaaaatgtataatttaatatcagatgatcaaataaaaattgaaaaaaaacaagaagctttagaaaaaaaacttAGACTTATACAAAGTGAACAAACTGATATACTTACTTTACTTAACGAAATGGATAATGAAACATCAGTTAGTTTTCTTAAAATCTTTCATGATAAAAATACAGATAAAGAAgatattatacataataaaaatctTCATCTAGATATTGAAcattttgaaaaattatcAGATAGAATGTCTAATTTAGAAGAAATTATTGACTCATTACAAAATGCTCATAAGGATGACATCTTAAGTGAATTTGCTAATAAAAGTTATATCAATGAATTAAACTGTgataatatacaaaaacAATTAAATACTCTTTCAACTGAACTTAAACATTTTAAAGgttaaaaaattttaatagatatctactttatatattaattaacagtgtaaaaaaaaaataaaaaaaaataaaaaaaaaaaaaaaacaaataaaatgaattaaaatgaaataatagaaggataaatttttaaaacaataaaaattttattattattatatatatatatgtgtgtcAAGTTTAATCAAATGTTATCCAAGAGTTGATTTATCACCTTTcattagatatatattatttttacatattatttttattattaattacttatatacacattttctttattttgccaaaatatatatatattttttttttttttttttttttttttttttttttttttttttttttaaatttttttttaaaaatataaaaaaattttttttttttttttttttttttttttttttttttaattcaaaaattttttaaaaaaaaattttNNNNNNNNNNNNNNNNNNNNNNNNNNNNNNNNNNNNNNNNNNNNNNNNNNNNNNNNNNNNNNNNNNNNNNNNNNNNNNNNNNNNNNNNNNNNNNNNNNNNNNNNNNNNNNNNNNNNNNNNNNNNNNNNNNNNNNNNNNNNNNNNNNNNNNNNNNNNNNNNNNNNNNNNNNNNNNNNNNNNNNNNNNNNNNNNNNNNNNNNNNNNNNNNNNNNNNNNNNNNNNNNNNNNNNNNNNNNNNNNNtttttttttttttttaaaaatttttttttttttttttttttttttttttttttttttttttttttttttcttgtcAATAATTTTGTATAAACTATAATAAacacatttttattatctttttttaatttactttttttatgaatCCATAAATCTTTTAAACAGAACttaattcaaaaaaaaagaaattacAATAGAAAATTATGGTGTACAcgataaatataatatattttctttttttacacataaatattatttaaaagaatataataaacttTTCTTatcctttattttttgaacaattaataattttttctaaaCATAAAACCTTACTTTTTATaagtttaaaaaatatatatgtatgtacCATAGATTGtttattatcatttctCTACAATGTTCTTATGATGTTTTTTCAATgttatgatataaaatgaaagaaaaaaaaaaaaataataaataaatatattaaaggaaaagcataaaattaaaaaaaaaaaaattatatataaaaattaaacaaataaataaataaattaatataatattttctccatttttttatgtaattataattgatatatatatataaatatattttttttttttttttttttttgttcttttcCCTATCCAAATTTCCCACTTGTGTGTGCGcatgtgtatatatttatagttaacaataatataaataaaggtcatcttaaaatattagagcaatatataacattatgTATTAAAATTGAATTATGTTCtattataagtatataaataaataaataaataaatatatatatatatatgtattgAAATTTACGCctatatttttcctttaaCAAAGTTGcaccattttttttttttttttcttttcatgACCTTTTCCCTTTGACCTATAATATgatctttttttttctctttctactttttttacctaattatatgtattaatataataggAAAATTTTTGGAGGCtttccttttttctttttaattttttttttttttctatttaaTTATTGGTGGTATTTAAATTGTGCAATGTGTAAACaactatattttttaatccacatataataaaaaaagatattttctttttattcttggataatagaaaaatatatacatatatatacatatatatatattatatagtTGTAATACGTCATATTAGGAGTAACTCTCATTTTAACttaatacatttttctatattttcctatatttttcaatagagtaatatttttcaattccttttttttttttttttttttttttgttttataactatataatattgaaCAAAATGGGTGATATGGAAAAACAGTATATGattcatataaaagaatttatTCAAACATTTTGTTTTGCAAAAAATGTAGAAATTATTATGGACGAATCAAATCTTAAAACAAACGTTAAAACacataaagaaaataattgtaaagtaataaatatatattcttgTTATGCTATATGGCTATGTATGAATGAAATATATCCTTCTTGGTTTGACATTTCAATACACCCTGCTCAATTTGAAAATGAAATAGTAAgtataacaaatatatcaatatatataaacatggcatgaaaaaataataaattaggacaataaataaatatacacatatatatatatatatgtatatattatatttattgaaataatataaatatttgtttaataatttttataacatttaacattttttacTTTACAATTATTACACATTCCTTCAGGACGCCTATGAAtgtttattaaaatatttaaatgaatatcatgaaaaaaaatatgaaaaaattacaaaacAAATTTTAGATAAATTATCAGCCCTAACAATTAATGAggttaaataaaattatgcTTAAActaattcaaaaaatataaaataaatatatatgttaattaatatattaatgagtatatatttatacatatatatatatatatatatatatatatatatatatttttacttttcattttatagTTCATAGACATATATAGCTTGGTCATATTAGCAGCACTTGTTTCAGATGATAAGCAAAAgcatataaataacatCTTATCAGTCAGTCATGAAacacaaaaatatatacataatgTGGTGGAACACTTAGATAAGGAGGTAattgattattattataataaagggatatatatatatatataaatatatgtatgtatgttcatttattttcttttctcaTTATATAGGAGAGtgataatgaagaaaaggGACTGTCAGAACAAAATTCAAAAggtaaaatatatatatatatatatataattatgaattACATAGATAGacaaatattaaaaaataaaatatacataaacAGATTTATAcgtttattatatatatatacatatatatatttttttttttatatcaatAAAAACATTCCTCTTTCCTTGTATCCCAACACAGATAACACAGtaagatataataatacaaaatcTAACaaattatcattttaatatatatatatatatatatattcatatatttatttatttattaacCATGTTGTAGGTTATCAATGAATCGCTAAGAACAGAAATAAAAcaattaaaagaaaaggtAAAATACTTCGAAATGGAAAATGATAACTTAAACAATTCTATtacagaaaaaaataaaattattgaggaagataaagaaaaaatgaataatcTACAAAAGCAAATAAACGCCGCATGtgaaaaaacaaaaaatcAATATATGAATCAAATAGAAGaacatgaaaaaaaaattaatgaatTACAAAACAATTTAGAAAAACAAATGAAAGATAAATTACACATAGaaaatgatttaaaaaataaaataaaagaattagaagatgaacaaaatatattaaaacaaGAAAATGCAAATATAGACATCctacaaaataaaattaatacatataaagaaaaattagAAAGCATGATGACaattcaaaatataaacaaagAATTAGAAGACAAGCTAAAggtaattttttttttttttttcttttttaatattaatatgatattacataaataaatcaatatatatatatatatatatatatataatcataatatcATTACCTAATATGTTTTATCTTTTTAGGAAAATACACAAAAAATGGTTGACATGGAAGGAGAAATGGAAAAATTGAAAATAGAAacaacaaatataaaaatatacaagGATAAATGTGCAggttattatatatatctttcATTCGATAgttaaaattaatatataatatgtaaggtattaaaaatatatacatattctACACTTTACAGATTTGGATGCCGATTTGGTAAATGTCAAAACTGAGAACGAGAAATTGAAACAGGAACTTTcagaaaaaaacaaaatcGTACAACAATTGAAAAATGACctgtaatat
Above is a genomic segment from Plasmodium reichenowi strain SY57 chromosome 9, whole genome shotgun sequence containing:
- a CDS encoding hypothetical protein (conserved Plasmodium protein, unknown function), with protein sequence MFFNDGDKNNMFNKNNNINNNSGTNINTNANTNNNMWNLQNNNLGNNTFFGNNNMTNQNDLNKNNSLFGNNPNNMMKTTGFFNNNTMGNQPNDINKAGNLFGNNTGLNSSTDIMKNNSFFGSSINTQNDVNKNNMNNNNNNSNSFFGSAFGKTNELNKGSNPFFGNTTTVNNDLTKSTGLFGTTTNSTTIGGINNNASSNAFNPNLFSAAKKEVFPGFSTGIIGNNTSNNSNIFKKSTLGSSIALGSQLNEGRATESGLFSKEQLEAAKQIFANSSSSLSSFNNKMGTGTTSNTAINTNTTTNTTTTTNNNNNNNKLTFSGGFSSSSSTFAKNNVNPFQTMALQATTQNDKSSSFLKSNNNNNNNNVFLSSSDPNKLNTTPSPFGLSSLGNLNTNNKLNSFPDFSQGNKTFLQNDSLFSQKNNNSIFGNTTNNTATSTGVAKPLVTNFNSPFSAFGKTNTNDIFKTNTAASTATTTPFASTFGAQKNNDSLFGNNAFKLSTEVKSNESPFLFNNNNNNNNNNNNNATTSTSTFNNAFSLFGNKTETKNNFLTPTTTTNNNNNNNNNNNNNNVATNLLETKVTTTETAPNVPTLNVLDKGATTNESVSPTKLEQTTNAVQDQKEKTTQMENDKEKEKEIEKEKEKEIEKDKEKEIEKDKEKEIEKDKEKEIEKDKEKEKLDDNKATATLNEKESTTQTKDESVSKNEKLIDIKTQNEKTEKPKDNIFGSTSLFGSSIFKASPSKDNVTSNTKDKNESTSTANMNTTTTTSSNNNNSSSIFSFSAANNKSSLFSKDNNNNTNTFSFNLKPPSNDKNVTTPSFTFQSNNNTDINKATAKENDDEKKKILNDDKTKEANNLSKAPMFNFDFSKGLLNNNEKEKTLQDGKDNNKLFVEVKASEHKENKTEDDKNIVNKSDEDKNNDDKKKFWRFPFGKKKETKDTNEEGIDNKNDNVFSSDTNLFKNNTIGNNAGNEQKGLFQSVDNQLQENKNKNEENKTKTVSFSPTSVFNKPFDLNFEKNKEENKSNIFNISSNNKTTSSLFGKESNEKTNNFKMNSNDDDVNNVSDMINFISLENRKKNVFIGNAQEYEENNKNKSNLFLQGNFFNSKNISPTFNQQLNKDQDKITKNQQQHLSEHTKQNDESVIYNFNLKETKGTLRNNENTKDMNFNDIQFVKDLNEEKYEYMEEELLANERKIVENNIKENETLFKKELDQEMILDIIDNLSSFVKNKINFMNYCSNEIIDIYNKVAHYEKMYNLISDDQIKIEKKQEALEKKLRLIQSEQTDILTLLNEMDNETSVSFLKIFHDKNTDKEDIIHNKNLHLDIEHFEKLSDRMSNLEEIIDSLQNAHKDDILSEFANKSYINELNCDNIQKQLNTLSTELKHFKG
- a CDS encoding hypothetical protein (conserved Plasmodium protein, unknown function~transcript variant 1; alternatively spliced), with product MGDMEKQYMIHIKEFIQTFCFAKNVEIIMDESNLKTNVKTHKENNCKVINIYSCYAIWLCMNEIYPSWFDISIHPAQFENEIDAYECLLKYLNEYHEKKYEKITKQILDKLSALTINEFIDIYSLVILAALVSDDKQKHINNILSVSHETQKYIHNVVEHLDKEESDNEEKGLSEQNSKDNTVINESLRTEIKQLKEKVKYFEMENDNLNNSITEKNKIIEEDKEKMNNLQKQINAACEKTKNQYMNQIEEHEKKINELQNNLEKQMKDKLHIENDLKNKIKELEDEQNILKQENANIDILQNKINTYKEKLESMMTIQNINKELEDKLKENTQKMVDMEGEMEKLKIETTNIKIYKDKCADLDADLVNVKTENEKLKQELSEKNKIVQQLKNDLDMKTHSYDLLKKEQNMDKINIGLSNVDQTEELIRIKKENENLRKQIGSNSNEDIKKLENQIDDLKRINEKLEQKFLENKDKEKDNNDEELQEKYNKSLKDIEDKEKQIEEHQKNIDEQKKLINEKQQKIDEQDKIINEKQQKIDEQDKIIDEKQQKIDEQEKQFDHKKIEVEEKQKLVDEKQKLVDEKQNLIDEIQKEIKNKQDEIDDKKKTIEKKKKKIEEKQKEIEQITEANRTLQMQLSSMQGSSDQSLNEKLIRLEAELIMEKKNTDQIEETTKNKLSKEFNTALQIFKEQLQIREKETEYYKDALKKQIDTTNDEQKLLSDIIHNLGLKYKQLQTYNLSLRNEITGIKLRAQTCAEYEKK
- a CDS encoding hypothetical protein (conserved Plasmodium protein, unknown function~transcript variant 2; alternatively spliced), translating into MGDMEKQYMIHIKEFIQTFCFAKNVEIIMDESNLKTNVKTHKENNCKVINIYSCYAIWLCMNEIYPSWFDISIHPAQFENEIDAYECLLKYLNEYHEKKYEKITKQILDKLSALTINEFIDIYSLVILAALVSDDKQKHINNILSVSHETQKYIHNVVEHLDKEESDNEEKGLSEQNSKGYQ